The region GCCGGGCGGGATGGTGAAGCTCGGGAACGGGTTCGGATCGGCGCCCCCGGCACCCGCGGTCGTCGCACCGCCGGCGCCGCCCTTGCCGTCGTCCGGGGGCTGGGTGCCGTCCGGCGGCTGGTTCTTCTGGGGCGAGTCGGGCAGCTCGACGGTGACGAAGTGCTCGTTCGGCGTGCCCTCCAGCGCGCCCACCATTGCGTCGCGCCAGATCGGCGCCGGACCGGTCGCGCCCTCGACCTTGTCGAAGGTCTTCGGGCCGATCTTGACCCTTATCCCGCCGTTGTCGTCCGCTCCCGCGTACATCGACAGGCGCCTGCCGTGCACGCCCTTGCCGAACGGGTCGCCCAGCCACACCGCGGAGGCCAGGGAGGGCGTGTAGCCGGCGAACCAGGCGTCCTTGCGCTCGTCGGTCGTACCGGTCTTGCCCGCCGTGTCACGGCCCGGCAGGTCGGCCGCGGTGCCGGTGCCGTCGTCGACGACGCCCTTGAGCATGCTGTTCAGCGTGTCCGCGGTGTTCTGCGACATCGCCCGGCTGCAGATGCTCTTCGGCACGGGGATCTGCTTGCCGTTCGGGCCGGTGACCGACTGGATGGCGATCGGCGTGCAATAGACGCCGCGGTTGGCGAACGCCGCATACGCCGAGGCGACCGTGAGCGGCGACACCTCGTTGACGCCCAGGGTGAGCGCCGCGGCCTGGATCAGCGGCTTGCCGTCGGCGCGGGCGAAGCCCAGCTTGGAGGCCATGTTGATGATCGGGCACAGGCCGACATCGGCCTCCAGCGCCACGAAGTACGTGTTGATCGAGTGTTTGAGAGCGTCCGGCATGGCATAGGGGCCGACTTCGGACTTCATCTCGTTCTTCGTGCCCTCGCCCGGGTGCGCGTGGACCACCTTGTTGCCGCAGGTGGTGACGTCCGGGTAGGTGTCCAGCTCGTTCGGCGACGGGTAGGACTTGTCCGGGGTGAAGCCCGACTCAAGGGCCGCGGCCGCGGTGATGGGCTTGAAGGTCGAGCCGTTCTGGAAGCCGCCGCTGTTGCCCATGTTCTTGTCGACCGACAGATTCAGCTGGGTCTGGTTCTTGCCGAAGCCGTACGGCTTGCTCTGGCCCATGGCGACGATCTTGCCGGTGCCCGGCTGCACCATGGTGTCGGCGGCGACGAAGTTGTCGCTCTTGTAGACGTGCTTGCCCAGGCCCTTGAGCAGCGACGCCTGCGCCTTCGGGTCGAGCGTCGTCCTGATGGTCATACCGCCGATGTCCCAGGCCTTCTGCCGGTCGGTCTTGGTCTTGCCGAACGTCGCATTCTGCAGGAACGTCTCGCGCACGTAGTCGCAGAAGAAGCCGGCGCCGTTGACAGCGGTGATGCAGCCGTTCTTCGGCGCGCTGACCTTGAGGCCGAGCGGGGCCTTCTGCGCGGCCGCGGCCTGCGCCGGGGTGATGTCCTTCAGCTCGGCCATCCGTGCCAGCACCGTATTGCGACGGGTAAGAGCCGTCTGCTCGTTGCTGATCGGGTCGTAGCGGCTCGGCGACTGCACCATGCCGGCCAGCAGCGCGGCCTGGGTCAGTGTGAGGTTCTTCGAGGAGGTGCTGAAGTAGCGCTGCGAGGCGGCCTCGATGCCGTAGGCCTGCTCGCCGAAGAAGGTGATGTTGAGGTAGTTCTCCAGGATCTTCTTCTTGCCCAGCTCCTTCTCGACCTGGATCGCGTACTTCATCTCCTTGATCTTGCGGCCGACGGTCTGCTGGGTGGCCTGGGCGACCTTGGTGGCGTCGTCGCCCGCCTCCTCGACGAAGACGTTCTTCACGTACTGCTGGGTCAGCGTCGAGGCGCCCTGGGTGCCGCCGTCGGAGGCGTTGTTGCTGAGCGCGCGCAGGATGCCCTTGAGGTCCAGGGCGCCGTGCTCGTAATAGCGCGAGTCCTCGATGTCGACGATGGCCTTGAGGATGTTCGGGCTCATGGCGGTGATCGGGACGACGGTGCGGTCGCGGGAGTAGACCGTGGCGATCAGGCCGCCCTTGGCGTCGAGGATCTTGGACGCCTGACTGAGCGGCGGAGCCTTGAGTTCTCCCGGCAGATCGTCGAAGCCTGCCGCCGTACCCTTCGCGGACAGGCCGAGTGCACCGGCGGCGGGCAGGGCTATTCCCGCCAGGACCGCGCCTGCCAGGACGCTGACGCCGAGGAACTTGGCGGCCTGCTGGGCCGTCGTGAGCCCCCCGCCAGAACGCTTGTGAGCCATGGGGGCAGCCTACGTGGCGATTCCCCGGACGTACGCCCAGGTGTTCGCCTAGTCTGTAACAGACGGGGTGCGAACGTCGGCGCACCCCTGTCTCCCGTCATCACTCTTGTGAGTGATGAGAAGTGCCCGAATTTCGGTATATGCCGGAGGACTTGGCTCCTCCCGGCGGGTGATACATGCCTGAATCACCCCATAGTTCCGATATGGCCAGCAGTCACTCCGTTGGGTGATCTGCTGGGCACGCATAGTCCATTCGGGCCATGCAAGATTGGGCCTGAAAGGGCTGTTGCGTCGCGCCTACCTTCCGTAACGTCCTCAACTGGCAACGGTGAATATGCCGGTTGCCGCCGTGGGGGAGCCTCGATTCGGGAGAGGACGGCGCCAGCATGAGCAGCTGGGTAACCGACTGGAGCACGCAGGCCGCATGCAGGACGACGGATCCGGACGAACTCTTCGTCCAGGGTGCGGCGCAGAACCGGGCGAAGGCGGTGTGCACCGGGTGCCCGGTCCGCACCGAGTGCCTGGCCGACGCGCTGGACAACCGGGTGGAGTTCGGGGTGTGGGGGGGCATGACCGAGCGGGAGCGCAGGGCGCTGCTGCGACGGCGACCCATGGTGACGTCCTGGCGAAGACTGCTGGAGACCGCCCGCACCGAGTACGAACGCAGCACCGGCCTGCTGCCGCTCGATGACGAGGACGACTACGCCGCGGCGGGCTGACCGTCCGCGAGTTCCTGTCCGATCGCCCGCAAACCCTCCAGGTCGTGCACATCGCCAGGCAGGGCGGTGACATCCACCATGGGCACCTCCGGATGCACTGACACGAAGCGGTCGCGGGTGCGTCGTTCACGCGCGACCACCTGCATGCGTTCTGCATGGAGGCGCAGCAGTCCGGCGGCGAGCCGCTCCGTACCGCCGGTGTCGTCCGGCGGGGCCTGCCGGGAATCAGCATGCCCGGTCCCGTGATCCACAATGCCGCCGTCGGTAAGATTTTCTGCCGGATCCTTCTTCGCCCCCCGCCCGGCGCCCTTCTTCGGCTCCTGCCCCGCGTCCTCCGCCGCCTCCTGAGCCGCCTCAGAGGCCGCGTCCGCCGCTTCCTCGGCGCTCTCGGCCGCCTGGTCCTCCAGCGCCTCCGCCGCCGCCAGAGCGCGCTCCGCGGTCAGCTGGGCCGCCCCGCTGCCGTGCACCCGGTTGAGTACGAGGCCGGCCAGCGGCATGTCCTCGTCGGCCAGCCGCTCCACGAAATACGCCGCCTCGCGCAGCGCGTCCCGCTCCGGCGCCGCGACCACCAGGAAGGCGGTGCCC is a window of Streptomyces sp. NBC_01477 DNA encoding:
- a CDS encoding transglycosylase domain-containing protein, whose amino-acid sequence is MAHKRSGGGLTTAQQAAKFLGVSVLAGAVLAGIALPAAGALGLSAKGTAAGFDDLPGELKAPPLSQASKILDAKGGLIATVYSRDRTVVPITAMSPNILKAIVDIEDSRYYEHGALDLKGILRALSNNASDGGTQGASTLTQQYVKNVFVEEAGDDATKVAQATQQTVGRKIKEMKYAIQVEKELGKKKILENYLNITFFGEQAYGIEAASQRYFSTSSKNLTLTQAALLAGMVQSPSRYDPISNEQTALTRRNTVLARMAELKDITPAQAAAAQKAPLGLKVSAPKNGCITAVNGAGFFCDYVRETFLQNATFGKTKTDRQKAWDIGGMTIRTTLDPKAQASLLKGLGKHVYKSDNFVAADTMVQPGTGKIVAMGQSKPYGFGKNQTQLNLSVDKNMGNSGGFQNGSTFKPITAAAALESGFTPDKSYPSPNELDTYPDVTTCGNKVVHAHPGEGTKNEMKSEVGPYAMPDALKHSINTYFVALEADVGLCPIINMASKLGFARADGKPLIQAAALTLGVNEVSPLTVASAYAAFANRGVYCTPIAIQSVTGPNGKQIPVPKSICSRAMSQNTADTLNSMLKGVVDDGTGTAADLPGRDTAGKTGTTDERKDAWFAGYTPSLASAVWLGDPFGKGVHGRRLSMYAGADDNGGIRVKIGPKTFDKVEGATGPAPIWRDAMVGALEGTPNEHFVTVELPDSPQKNQPPDGTQPPDDGKGGAGGATTAGAGGADPNPFPSFTIPPGLTTGGNGGGGTGGNGRAGGTTGGGP
- a CDS encoding WhiB family transcriptional regulator yields the protein MSSWVTDWSTQAACRTTDPDELFVQGAAQNRAKAVCTGCPVRTECLADALDNRVEFGVWGGMTERERRALLRRRPMVTSWRRLLETARTEYERSTGLLPLDDEDDYAAAG